Proteins co-encoded in one Cytophaga hutchinsonii ATCC 33406 genomic window:
- a CDS encoding glycosyl hydrolase family 8 yields MNKISWVVISVLCLIHVQTHAQINTPAGATVPFGSNNSYAYGILPTNLPTSGTYGKGTEVAAKYTAWKSAYIENCGTDKARVKFDNTSETVSEGIAYGMLLAAYAADQDLFNRLWAYYKQHRNAKGVMHWKISGCNSVIGQNGATDAELDAAMALIVANYQWPNTTSPHNYKTDAVSLINAIKNYEINATDFTFENGDAWKPACRNPSYQAPGYARVFKLFMAENGQANNTFWDNVIQKTENLLINNAHTTSGLSTNWCTPAGPPNSSCSGSGTAPDKFGYDACRAPWRQATDYIWYGPSTILTITNRQAAFWIGKGGAGSVQGGDGVNHDGSGSGNHNAAFVGPIGALSLATTNTTANQQFCNALYSENKNDGLASGYFTKILQMLGLFVQTGNFWNPYAVSSATTTSVALTAPTVTFAAEGDVITVSATATATTGAISKVDFYAGTTLIGTDNSSPYSISWTPNVSGTVSITAKATNTNGDVATTAPFNVSIYKAVNQTNTAPTIDGVADGVWGGTNTSASLNNVIDGTVANASDLSANYKAMWDATYFYVLVNVTDNVKTNNGGTDYYNDDAVEVFFDIGNNKTTTYGANDFQYTFRWNDNTIYEKNNKTTGVTFARVDNSTGYVMEMRFPWSTLTGSPAINQLVGFDVAVNDDDDGNARDRKISWAATADQAWTNPSYMGTVILKGAPACTLPSAAGTITGTTTTCANAAGITYSIAAVTGATGYTWTVPAGATITAGANTTAITVKFGTTAGNISVTPANTCGNGTAATTAVTLNSLPSAAGSITGITTTCANAAGITYSIAAVTGATGYNWTVPAGATITSGTNTRTITVTFGTTGGNVSVTPTNTCGNGTAASTAVTVNSLPAAAGDITGVTTTCANTAGVTYSIAAVTGATGYSWTVPAGATITAGANTRTITVTFGTAGGNVTVTPTNTCGNGTNKTTAVTVNASGGNASVSIAASPSSTIYTGQSVTFTATPVNGGTPTYQWKNGSTNIAGATAATYTTTSLTNGNAISVTMTSTKQCVANTTANSNTITMTVTAAPAFSSTINGPTVVSPNQSNVTFSVSNQSGMQYQWTVPPGATIVSGANTNSIVVNFGTSGGNVTVKETNPSNQTTTITKAITVSGTTPVYLPAQEVNISVYPVPCNEQLMIAMGVEASTKVSFSIIDMTGNTIQSGSFEYNSMPVSIEMPVAAGIYQLLLQWDGTYAMHKIMKQ; encoded by the coding sequence ATGAACAAAATCAGTTGGGTAGTTATATCTGTGTTGTGCTTAATACATGTTCAAACACACGCTCAGATTAATACACCTGCAGGAGCAACAGTGCCATTTGGCTCAAACAATTCTTATGCATATGGTATCTTGCCTACAAACTTACCTACAAGCGGTACGTACGGAAAGGGTACTGAAGTTGCCGCAAAGTATACGGCATGGAAGTCTGCCTATATAGAAAACTGCGGTACCGATAAGGCACGTGTTAAATTTGATAACACATCAGAAACCGTATCGGAAGGTATTGCCTATGGTATGTTATTGGCAGCATATGCCGCTGATCAGGATTTATTTAACAGACTTTGGGCATATTATAAACAACACAGAAATGCTAAAGGTGTAATGCACTGGAAGATCAGTGGCTGTAATTCAGTTATTGGTCAGAATGGCGCTACAGATGCAGAATTGGATGCGGCAATGGCGTTAATTGTGGCGAATTATCAATGGCCGAACACCACTTCTCCGCACAATTATAAAACAGACGCAGTATCATTGATAAATGCTATTAAGAATTACGAGATTAATGCGACAGATTTTACATTTGAAAATGGAGATGCGTGGAAACCAGCCTGTAGAAATCCATCGTATCAGGCACCGGGTTATGCACGCGTGTTTAAATTGTTTATGGCAGAGAATGGCCAGGCTAACAATACATTCTGGGATAATGTAATTCAAAAGACAGAAAATTTATTAATTAATAATGCACATACTACTTCCGGTCTATCTACGAACTGGTGTACCCCTGCTGGCCCGCCAAATTCATCGTGCAGCGGTTCAGGCACAGCGCCGGATAAATTCGGCTATGATGCATGCCGTGCTCCGTGGAGGCAGGCCACGGATTATATCTGGTATGGCCCATCAACAATTTTAACTATTACAAATAGACAGGCAGCATTCTGGATTGGCAAAGGCGGCGCAGGTTCTGTTCAGGGTGGTGACGGTGTTAACCACGACGGTTCAGGATCAGGCAATCACAATGCAGCATTTGTTGGTCCGATTGGTGCATTATCTTTAGCTACAACCAATACAACAGCTAATCAGCAATTTTGTAACGCACTTTATTCAGAAAATAAAAATGATGGTTTAGCCAGTGGCTACTTTACCAAGATTTTACAGATGTTAGGGTTATTTGTGCAAACTGGTAATTTCTGGAATCCATATGCGGTATCATCTGCAACAACGACATCTGTAGCGCTTACTGCGCCTACAGTAACGTTTGCTGCAGAAGGTGATGTCATCACGGTAAGTGCAACGGCAACGGCAACAACCGGCGCCATTTCTAAAGTAGATTTTTATGCAGGTACTACATTAATCGGTACAGATAACAGTTCACCATATTCTATCAGCTGGACACCCAATGTAAGCGGTACGGTAAGCATTACTGCAAAAGCAACAAACACAAACGGAGATGTTGCAACAACGGCTCCATTTAATGTTTCGATTTACAAAGCCGTTAACCAGACAAATACAGCACCAACGATAGATGGCGTTGCAGATGGCGTTTGGGGAGGAACAAACACAAGCGCATCGCTGAATAATGTGATTGATGGAACAGTTGCCAATGCTTCTGATTTATCCGCAAATTATAAAGCCATGTGGGATGCAACCTATTTCTATGTATTGGTGAATGTAACCGATAATGTAAAAACGAATAATGGCGGAACAGATTATTACAATGATGATGCCGTTGAAGTATTCTTTGATATCGGCAATAATAAAACAACAACCTACGGTGCGAATGATTTTCAGTATACATTCCGCTGGAATGATAATACTATTTATGAGAAGAACAATAAGACTACAGGTGTAACATTTGCAAGAGTAGATAATTCTACCGGCTATGTAATGGAAATGCGCTTCCCATGGTCTACATTGACCGGGTCGCCGGCTATTAACCAATTGGTAGGTTTTGATGTGGCGGTAAATGATGATGACGATGGAAATGCAAGAGACCGTAAAATCTCCTGGGCGGCAACAGCGGATCAGGCATGGACAAATCCATCTTACATGGGTACAGTAATTTTAAAAGGTGCACCCGCATGTACCTTACCATCTGCAGCAGGAACAATAACAGGTACAACAACAACGTGTGCCAACGCAGCAGGTATTACCTATTCCATAGCTGCGGTAACAGGCGCAACGGGTTATACCTGGACTGTACCGGCCGGTGCAACCATCACAGCCGGTGCAAATACAACAGCAATAACAGTAAAATTTGGTACCACAGCAGGCAACATTAGTGTTACACCTGCAAACACCTGTGGTAACGGTACTGCTGCAACAACAGCTGTTACCCTTAATAGTTTACCATCTGCAGCAGGAAGCATAACAGGTATTACAACAACATGTGCCAACGCAGCAGGTATTACCTATTCCATTGCAGCGGTTACCGGTGCAACAGGCTATAACTGGACTGTACCGGCAGGTGCAACGATCACATCGGGTACCAATACAAGAACCATTACAGTAACATTCGGTACAACAGGCGGCAATGTTTCCGTTACGCCAACAAATACATGTGGTAACGGAACAGCTGCAAGTACTGCTGTTACCGTTAATAGTTTACCAGCTGCTGCAGGAGATATAACGGGTGTAACAACAACCTGTGCAAATACAGCCGGCGTTACCTATTCCATTGCTGCAGTAACAGGCGCAACAGGTTATAGCTGGACTGTACCAGCTGGCGCAACCATCACTGCAGGTGCAAATACGCGAACAATAACGGTAACATTTGGCACAGCCGGCGGTAACGTTACGGTAACACCTACAAACACATGCGGTAACGGCACAAATAAAACAACCGCTGTTACAGTGAATGCAAGCGGTGGAAATGCTTCGGTAAGTATTGCCGCATCTCCTTCATCCACTATATATACAGGACAGTCTGTTACCTTTACAGCAACACCAGTTAACGGAGGAACGCCAACATATCAATGGAAAAATGGCAGTACCAACATTGCAGGTGCAACAGCTGCAACCTACACAACAACTTCATTGACAAACGGAAATGCAATCAGTGTAACCATGACTTCAACAAAGCAGTGTGTTGCAAATACTACAGCAAATTCAAACACAATTACAATGACGGTTACTGCAGCTCCGGCCTTTAGTTCAACCATCAACGGACCAACAGTAGTTTCACCAAATCAGTCAAATGTAACATTCTCTGTTTCCAACCAAAGCGGCATGCAATATCAATGGACGGTACCGCCTGGAGCAACAATTGTGAGCGGTGCAAATACAAATTCGATTGTAGTAAACTTTGGAACATCCGGCGGAAATGTAACGGTAAAGGAAACGAATCCATCTAACCAAACTACTACGATTACCAAAGCGATTACGGTAAGCGGAACAACACCGGTTTACTTACCTGCGCAGGAAGTTAATATCTCCGTGTATCCGGTTCCATGTAACGAACAGCTCATGATTGCAATGGGTGTTGAAGCTTCAACAAAAGTATCCTTCAGTATAATTGATATGACAGGAAATACGATTCAGTCTGGTTCATTTGAATATAACAGCATGCCTGTAAGCATTGAAATGCCGGTAGCTGCAGGCATCTATCAGTTGCTGTTGCAGTGGGATGGCACGTATGCAATGCATAAGATTATGAAACAGTAA
- a CDS encoding YcxB family protein, translated as MIVKTKKYQLTPKEFIKAGLWSIAKEQWWYVVFPVLFGCIGFILPDEKWWFIIPAILVIVLYILFWYIQFLGASQMEQSKMMFERMSYEIDSRQLLIKLNERQGSPVKWEMFKKVYKRKEDYLFMMGRGQFLLLPFKIFTSDNDLKFVESILNRKNLIQK; from the coding sequence ATGATTGTTAAAACAAAAAAATACCAATTAACGCCTAAAGAATTTATCAAAGCAGGATTATGGTCCATTGCTAAAGAACAATGGTGGTATGTTGTCTTTCCGGTTTTATTTGGCTGCATCGGCTTTATTTTACCGGATGAAAAATGGTGGTTTATTATTCCGGCAATACTTGTTATCGTATTGTACATTCTTTTCTGGTACATCCAGTTTCTTGGTGCTTCTCAAATGGAACAAAGCAAAATGATGTTTGAGCGTATGAGTTATGAAATTGACAGCAGACAATTATTAATTAAACTGAATGAGAGACAAGGCAGCCCGGTTAAGTGGGAAATGTTTAAAAAAGTTTATAAGCGCAAAGAAGATTATTTATTTATGATGGGCAGAGGACAATTTTTGCTTCTTCCATTCAAAATTTTCACGTCTGATAATGATTTGAAATTTGTTGAATCAATTTTGAACAGAAAAAATCTGATTCAGAAATAA
- the nadC gene encoding carboxylating nicotinate-nucleotide diphosphorylase, with protein MHYTYLTTDALLAFIDLALKEDVGDGDHTSLASIPAGTEGKAQLILKDTGILAGIELAEMIFKRVDPALELDIKMHDGDTFKPGQIALTVNGSVHSILIAERLVLNTMQRMSGIATYTHSLQELIAHTKAKVLDTRKTTPNFRMLEKWAVKIGGGVNHRYGLFDMILLKDNHVDFSGGVAQALKNSKAYVAKTGRDLKIEIETRNLSEVKEALREGGAFRIMLDNMSPALMKEAVALINGNAEVEASGGINESTIVAVAESGVDYISVGSLSHSYKSKDMSLKAF; from the coding sequence ATGCATTATACCTATTTAACAACAGACGCTCTGTTGGCATTTATTGATCTGGCGCTCAAGGAAGATGTCGGTGATGGCGATCATACTTCTCTGGCTTCTATCCCCGCAGGCACAGAAGGAAAAGCGCAGTTAATTTTAAAGGACACAGGGATTTTAGCCGGTATTGAACTTGCTGAAATGATCTTCAAACGGGTTGATCCGGCTTTGGAACTGGATATAAAAATGCATGATGGAGACACCTTCAAGCCAGGGCAAATAGCGCTGACGGTTAACGGGTCTGTTCATTCCATCCTCATCGCTGAACGCCTGGTATTAAACACCATGCAGCGCATGAGTGGTATTGCTACGTATACACATTCGTTACAGGAGCTTATTGCCCATACAAAAGCAAAAGTACTTGATACCCGTAAAACAACACCCAATTTCCGGATGCTGGAAAAATGGGCCGTTAAAATCGGAGGAGGCGTCAACCACCGGTATGGTTTATTTGATATGATTCTCTTAAAAGATAATCACGTTGATTTTTCAGGCGGTGTAGCTCAGGCGTTAAAAAACAGTAAGGCATATGTTGCTAAAACCGGGCGTGATTTAAAAATTGAAATTGAAACGCGCAATTTATCTGAAGTAAAAGAAGCACTTCGTGAAGGCGGCGCTTTCAGAATTATGCTGGACAATATGAGTCCTGCTTTAATGAAAGAAGCGGTAGCACTGATAAATGGTAACGCTGAAGTTGAAGCTTCAGGAGGTATAAATGAATCTACCATTGTTGCTGTTGCCGAATCAGGCGTTGACTATATTTCTGTTGGCTCGCTGAGCCACAGTTATAAAAGTAAAGATATGAGTCTTAAAGCTTTCTGA
- a CDS encoding DUF4783 domain-containing protein yields MKRISISNILLVTAFMMGLAQAAEAQNAQAIPDVIENIRVSIKMANSKELTTFMGDMVEIQLPDQDRNNYSKTQAEFVLRDFMKKYPPTNFTYIHKVLDKEDFKFTIGEYVYAGGSMRITMVIKPSNSKYQIDSIVIERK; encoded by the coding sequence ATGAAAAGAATTTCAATTTCTAATATTCTTTTAGTTACAGCTTTCATGATGGGGCTGGCACAGGCTGCTGAAGCACAAAATGCACAGGCTATACCAGATGTAATTGAAAATATCCGGGTTTCGATAAAAATGGCCAATTCTAAAGAATTGACAACCTTTATGGGCGATATGGTTGAAATTCAACTGCCTGATCAGGATAGAAACAATTACAGTAAAACACAGGCTGAATTTGTTTTGCGTGATTTCATGAAAAAATATCCCCCTACGAATTTTACCTATATTCACAAAGTTCTTGATAAAGAGGATTTTAAATTCACTATTGGCGAATATGTATATGCCGGGGGTTCCATGCGTATAACAATGGTAATCAAACCTTCCAATAGTAAGTACCAGATTGATTCAATTGTAATTGAACGTAAATAG
- the gpmI gene encoding 2,3-bisphosphoglycerate-independent phosphoglycerate mutase: MNKKVILMILDGWGLGTNPKVSAIAAAKTPFVDSLFVNYPHSKLEASGLAVGLPVGQMGNSEVGHMNIGAGRIVYQDLVKINLAVENNTLADEPAIKDAFNYAKTNNKKVHFIGLVSDGGVHSHVNHVKGLCNIANQYGLKDVYVHAFTDGRDCDPKSGLGFVKELQESMAKSTGKIASLVGRYYAMDRDNRWERVKLAYDVMVNGEGTHAADALKAIEESYAAGVTDEFIKPVVLVDANDKPIAKIEPGDVVICFNFRTDRGREITVALTQKDFHEQNMFKLDLYYVTMTNYDDTFNNVKVIFDKDNLSNTLGEVLQGASKKQIRIAETEKYPHVTFFFSGGREEPFKGEKRLMAASPKVATYDLAPEMSANEIKEKIVVELKSKDPDFVVLNFANPDMVGHTGVFEAAVKACEVVDSCTEAVVTTALENGYTAIVIADHGNADYMINEDGTPNTAHTTNLVPCILIDNEYKKPLKDGKLGDLAPTILALMGIEKPKEMTGESLL; the protein is encoded by the coding sequence ATGAATAAAAAAGTAATACTAATGATTCTGGATGGCTGGGGTTTAGGAACAAATCCTAAAGTTTCAGCAATTGCTGCTGCTAAAACACCTTTTGTTGATTCTTTATTTGTCAACTATCCGCATAGCAAACTGGAAGCTTCTGGTTTAGCTGTTGGTTTACCTGTTGGTCAAATGGGTAATTCAGAAGTTGGACACATGAATATCGGTGCAGGAAGAATCGTATATCAGGACTTGGTAAAAATCAATTTGGCTGTTGAAAACAATACCCTTGCAGATGAACCGGCAATCAAAGATGCCTTCAATTATGCAAAGACAAACAATAAAAAAGTACACTTTATCGGTTTGGTTTCAGATGGGGGTGTACACTCTCATGTAAATCACGTGAAAGGCTTGTGTAACATTGCAAACCAGTATGGGTTAAAGGATGTATATGTACATGCGTTTACCGATGGCAGAGATTGTGATCCGAAAAGCGGCTTAGGTTTTGTAAAAGAATTGCAGGAGTCAATGGCAAAATCAACAGGTAAAATTGCTTCTTTGGTAGGCCGCTATTACGCAATGGACCGCGATAACCGTTGGGAACGTGTGAAACTTGCCTATGATGTAATGGTAAATGGCGAAGGTACGCATGCTGCCGATGCATTAAAAGCGATTGAAGAATCGTATGCGGCAGGCGTTACCGATGAATTCATTAAGCCGGTAGTACTGGTAGATGCCAACGACAAACCAATCGCAAAGATTGAGCCGGGTGATGTAGTGATCTGCTTCAACTTCCGTACAGACCGTGGCCGTGAAATTACGGTTGCACTTACGCAGAAAGATTTCCATGAACAGAACATGTTTAAGCTTGACCTGTATTATGTAACAATGACAAACTACGACGATACATTTAATAATGTAAAAGTCATTTTTGATAAAGACAATCTTTCTAATACCCTGGGCGAAGTATTGCAAGGCGCTTCAAAAAAGCAGATCCGTATAGCTGAAACAGAAAAATATCCGCACGTTACCTTCTTCTTCTCCGGTGGCCGCGAAGAACCATTTAAAGGAGAAAAGAGGTTAATGGCAGCATCACCTAAAGTAGCTACGTATGATTTAGCACCGGAAATGAGTGCAAATGAAATTAAAGAGAAAATTGTTGTTGAATTAAAATCAAAAGATCCGGACTTCGTTGTATTAAACTTTGCTAATCCGGACATGGTAGGCCATACAGGTGTTTTCGAAGCAGCAGTTAAAGCATGTGAAGTGGTTGACAGCTGCACAGAAGCGGTAGTAACAACTGCCCTTGAAAACGGCTACACAGCAATTGTTATTGCAGACCACGGCAATGCAGATTACATGATTAACGAAGACGGCACACCTAATACAGCGCATACAACTAATCTGGTACCATGTATTTTAATCGACAATGAATACAAAAAACCACTTAAAGACGGAAAGCTGGGCGATTTAGCACCTACAATTCTTGCATTAATGGGCATTGAGAAGCCAAAAGAAATGACCGGAGAGTCGTTATTGTAG
- a CDS encoding porin → MKKFALVTLASFMLSAFTSQAQDSTKTGKLTISGYVDMYYQYNFNNPTREVGLFQSTTADGDGVENLGRIFDVKNNTFSLGLAQTKFAYTTDRSEVVVDLTYGPNSLLGNFGNVIGGNDLMIKQAYMSYMFTDKLNVTVGQFGTHIGYELIDAPLNYNYSLSYLFGNGPFYHTGAKASYAFSESFGIMAGVVNGWDAMYDFNGTKSAIAQIYVAPTDGFNIYVNYIGGDERNGLSFPTLAATATSAKTVSHLFDLTTTYQLSDAFKLGLNAAYGFGSNLKIDATQDDGYAKGSWGGAALYADYRFSEFFGLGLRAEHFIDKDGLRYISSTFGQGCTVSEFTLTGDMKFMDGHFNLKPEFRIDVANVNDDMGGTYKGYVSNPGNPDKAKATNIQPTLGMAAIYAF, encoded by the coding sequence ATGAAGAAATTTGCACTCGTTACGCTGGCGTCATTTATGTTATCGGCGTTCACATCACAAGCACAGGATTCTACTAAAACAGGAAAATTAACCATCTCTGGATATGTTGATATGTATTATCAATACAATTTCAATAATCCAACCCGTGAAGTTGGTTTGTTTCAATCAACTACAGCGGATGGTGATGGTGTAGAAAACCTTGGGCGTATCTTTGATGTTAAAAACAATACATTCTCATTAGGTTTAGCTCAAACAAAATTTGCATATACAACAGACAGATCAGAAGTAGTAGTTGATTTGACATATGGCCCGAATTCACTTTTAGGTAACTTCGGTAACGTAATTGGCGGTAATGATTTAATGATCAAGCAGGCATATATGTCTTATATGTTTACAGATAAATTGAATGTTACAGTAGGTCAGTTTGGTACACATATCGGTTATGAATTGATTGATGCTCCCTTGAACTATAACTATTCACTTTCTTACCTATTCGGTAACGGTCCGTTCTACCACACAGGTGCTAAAGCATCGTATGCCTTCTCAGAAAGCTTCGGTATTATGGCCGGTGTTGTAAATGGCTGGGATGCGATGTATGATTTCAACGGTACAAAATCTGCAATTGCTCAGATCTACGTTGCTCCGACAGATGGCTTTAATATTTATGTAAACTACATCGGCGGTGATGAAAGAAACGGTTTGTCCTTCCCAACATTAGCCGCTACTGCAACATCAGCAAAAACAGTTTCGCACTTATTTGATTTAACTACTACATACCAATTGTCTGATGCCTTCAAATTAGGCTTGAATGCAGCATACGGTTTCGGCAGCAACTTAAAAATAGATGCTACGCAGGATGATGGTTATGCTAAAGGTTCTTGGGGTGGTGCAGCGTTGTATGCTGACTACAGATTCTCTGAGTTCTTTGGCTTAGGTTTACGTGCTGAACACTTCATCGATAAAGATGGTCTGAGATATATCTCAAGCACATTCGGTCAGGGCTGCACAGTTAGCGAATTCACTTTAACAGGTGATATGAAATTTATGGATGGCCACTTCAACCTGAAGCCTGAATTCAGAATTGATGTTGCAAATGTGAATGATGACATGGGCGGAACATACAAAGGTTATGTATCTAACCCAGGCAATCCGGACAAAGCTAAAGCTACAAATATTCAGCCTACACTTGGAATGGCTGCTATCTATGCATTCTAA
- a CDS encoding 5-(carboxyamino)imidazole ribonucleotide synthase, whose translation MEHFYSDYKIGMLGGGQLGRMLLQAAVDYNLEIHVLDPDSDAPCKNWGTSFTTGSLTDFDTVYQFGKEMDLITIEIENVNVDALKKLQKEGTKVYPQPEIIEMIQDKRLQKEFYIKNNIPTAPFVRTETKEDILKHLDLLPAVHKLGKEGYDGKGVQLINTKNDIAKGFDKPGLLEKKIDFAKELSVIVARNKDGQISAFPTVEMVFHPTHNLVEFLFSPAEISEELHKKAEKIARGVINDIGLVGILAVEMFLTTEGEILVNEIAPRPHNSGHQTIQANYTSQYEQHLRAILNMPLGATTQHCPAAMVNLLGEPGYVGSAIFEGLEEALNIEGVYPHLYGKKITKPFRKMGHVTILDKSIEGLKKKSDEVKNLIKIIA comes from the coding sequence ATGGAACATTTCTATTCAGACTACAAAATTGGCATGCTGGGCGGCGGGCAACTGGGGCGTATGTTGCTGCAGGCGGCTGTTGATTATAACTTAGAAATTCATGTACTCGACCCGGACAGCGATGCACCATGCAAAAACTGGGGCACAAGCTTTACTACAGGTTCTTTGACGGATTTTGATACGGTATATCAGTTCGGCAAAGAGATGGATCTGATTACGATTGAAATTGAAAATGTGAATGTTGACGCACTGAAAAAACTTCAAAAAGAAGGTACAAAGGTTTATCCGCAACCGGAGATCATTGAAATGATACAGGATAAACGTCTTCAGAAAGAATTTTATATAAAGAATAATATTCCAACCGCACCATTTGTACGTACAGAAACAAAGGAAGATATTTTAAAACACCTGGATCTGTTACCGGCTGTACACAAACTGGGTAAAGAAGGCTACGATGGCAAAGGCGTTCAGTTGATCAATACAAAAAATGATATAGCAAAAGGCTTTGACAAACCAGGGTTACTGGAAAAGAAAATAGATTTCGCAAAGGAATTAAGCGTTATTGTAGCGCGCAACAAAGATGGGCAGATCAGCGCGTTTCCAACCGTTGAGATGGTATTTCACCCGACACATAATCTAGTAGAGTTTTTATTTTCGCCGGCAGAAATTTCAGAAGAACTGCATAAGAAAGCAGAAAAAATTGCCAGAGGCGTGATCAACGATATCGGGCTGGTTGGTATTTTAGCCGTTGAAATGTTTTTAACAACGGAAGGCGAAATTCTTGTTAACGAAATCGCTCCACGTCCGCATAACAGTGGCCATCAAACCATACAGGCAAATTATACGTCTCAGTACGAACAGCATTTACGTGCTATTTTAAACATGCCTTTAGGTGCAACAACCCAGCATTGTCCGGCGGCAATGGTAAACCTGTTGGGGGAACCGGGCTATGTAGGAAGCGCCATTTTTGAAGGCCTGGAAGAAGCACTGAATATAGAAGGCGTATACCCGCATTTATATGGAAAGAAAATCACCAAACCTTTCCGAAAGATGGGGCATGTTACTATTTTAGATAAGTCAATTGAAGGCTTGAAAAAGAAATCGGACGAAGTTAAAAATCTTATAAAAATTATTGCATGA
- the purE gene encoding 5-(carboxyamino)imidazole ribonucleotide mutase — protein sequence MSKPLVGIIMGSQSDLKIMSAAADMLDKFGIPFELTIVSAHRTPERMVEYGQAAVDKGLKCIIAGAGGAAHLPGMVAALTTLPVIGVPVKSSNSIDGWDSVLSILQMPSGVPVATVALDGAANAGIIAAQIIGAFDAAVQKKLQAYKIELKTKVEESVEAIDKNGFRSLLK from the coding sequence ATGAGCAAGCCATTAGTTGGAATCATTATGGGCAGCCAGTCAGACTTAAAAATCATGTCGGCTGCCGCAGATATGCTGGATAAATTTGGAATACCTTTTGAACTGACGATTGTATCAGCTCACAGAACACCCGAACGTATGGTTGAGTACGGACAGGCAGCGGTTGATAAAGGATTGAAATGTATCATTGCCGGAGCAGGCGGTGCAGCACATTTGCCTGGAATGGTTGCAGCATTAACAACACTTCCTGTAATAGGAGTGCCTGTTAAATCATCCAATTCGATTGATGGCTGGGATTCAGTATTGTCTATTTTGCAGATGCCATCAGGCGTACCTGTTGCAACGGTAGCACTGGATGGGGCAGCAAACGCAGGCATTATTGCTGCGCAGATCATCGGCGCATTTGACGCAGCCGTTCAGAAAAAACTGCAGGCATATAAAATTGAATTAAAAACTAAAGTAGAGGAGTCGGTTGAAGCAATTGATAAAAATGGATTTCGGTCTTTATTAAAATAA